A region of the Mus musculus strain C57BL/6J chromosome X, GRCm38.p6 C57BL/6J genome:
GTTGAAttgttgactttaaaaaaaaaagacttatgtgtatgtgttttgcctgtatatatgtgtaccacatgcatctCTGATGCTGGAGctaagaagagggtgtcagatccctggaactggaattacagatggttgtgagcaaccatgtgggtgctgggaactgaaccccagtcctctgcaaaagcagtaagtgcttttaactattgagccatagATGCAACCCTGGATTGCTGGCTTTTAGAGTTGGGAGCATATGCCACGTACCAATGATGTGCCGATGGCAAGGAAGCTGCAGACATATTTGACGCATGTCTTCTTAGAGTGTCTTGGCCACCAGACGCTCCCGTGGCCAGTCTTCTTCAATAGGACAGTGTTTGTGGAGTCTTAGAAAATTGAAGCTAAGTACCAGGACTCTTGAGGAGATAAGGGCAGTGGTGGTAGCAGAAGTTCAGAGGCCATCTGGGCCAGCCCTCCCACACCCCTCAGGCTCTTGCAACCTCAGAATTGCAGCCCCCAACTTTAGACCCCCCTATGAAGAACACACCCAGGCAGTTATCTCTTTGCAAGTTAACTTTTATTTACAACAGAATCGGTGgctttttttcctcatttttttaggGGCACTTGCCATCAGCAGCCAGAGGGAAAATCTGCAGTGAAATCAAACTCATTCTGCCCCAGCCACAGCTCGGGAAGCTCATTGGCTCGGTCTAGCCCCAATTCAACCACCAGAGACATCAGCACCTCCTCATCCACCGGGTCAGAATCAATGAGAGCAGGGCTCTGGGCACCAGCAGGAGGAGAGACAGATCCCGGAGACCCTCCCACTACCAGAGGGGCGGTGACCCAGTTTTGCATGGGCTCTTCCTCCCCTGGTAGGCCTGCACCAGtgagggcagcagcagcagtagccgcAGCCCCTTGGTACTGGCTATTAAGCTTCTGAAGCTGCATGCTGGCCATCAGGTGAGGGGTAGGATGCAGGTTGAAGGATGGGGGTTTGGAAGAAGGGGTGGCAGTAGGAGAGCCTATTGGAGATGTCGATCCAGAGGAGCTAGTGGGAACTCCGTTGGCTTTGGCTCCATTTGCGGTGACCCCGGGGTAGTGCAGGACAGTCACTGCCTTGCGATCCTTCACTCCAAGGTTGGAGTAGGCCAGAGAGTTCATCTCCTGGTTGGCATCCTAGAAGACAGAAAGGCATACCATAGTAGCCATCCTCCTGACTTTTCCTTTGGAATTCACGGGGATCTGGAATGCTCCTGAATGCTCTATATTTGGAGTTAGTGGGTAGGTGGTAGGAAGAGCCCTGGACAGTTAGGTTTCTTTTGCTATTGTGGTTC
Encoded here:
- the Cited1 gene encoding cbp/p300-interacting transactivator 1 isoform a (isoform a is encoded by transcript variant 3), with product MPTMSRPALDVKGGTTSGKEDANQEMNSLAYSNLGVKDRKAVTVLHYPGVTANGAKANGVPTSSSGSTSPIGSPTATPSSKPPSFNLHPTPHLMASMQLQKLNSQYQGAAATAAAALTGAGLPGEEEPMQNWVTAPLVVGGSPGSVSPPAGAQSPALIDSDPVDEEVLMSLVVELGLDRANELPELWLGQNEFDFTADFPSGC
- the Cited1 gene encoding cbp/p300-interacting transactivator 1 isoform b (isoform b is encoded by transcript variant 4), with the protein product MEVEYTDQQAQLAASTATDLSDFCPGSEMPTMSRPALDVKGGTTSGKEDANQEMNSLAYSNLGVKDRKAVTVLHYPGVTANGAKANGVPTSSSGSTSPIGSPTATPSSKPPSFNLHPTPHLMASMQLQKLNSQYQGAAATAAAALTGAGLPGEEEPMQNWVTAPLVVGGSPGSVSPPAGAQSPALIDSDPVDEEVLMSLVVELGLDRANELPELWLGQNEFDFTADFPSGC